The Hugenholtzia roseola DSM 9546 genomic sequence AAAAAAACCAAAGGGTTTTGAAAGCCCTTTGGTCTATCCAAATCATATTGACAAGTCTTGTTTACATCATCTTACTTTGTTTCCTGCGCCCAATTAAAGCGGTCGGAGGCAGGGAAAGCCCAAGGCGCGGCGTTATTGCCTACGTTGGTGAGCATCGATTTCCAAGAATCGGGTACATTTGCCTCTTCCATCGCGACATAATTGCGCATCTGCATAATAATATCCAACGGACTGATGCTAATGGGACAAGCCTCGACACAGGCATTACAAGTGGTGCAGGCTAAAAGTTCTTCCTTGCTTACATAGTCGCCATACAAAAATTTGCCGTCGTGCTGGTAGTTTTCCCCCAAGCTATCCATTTGCGCCCCAATTTCTTCTATTCTATCGCGCGTATCCATCATAATCTTGCGTGGCGAAAGTTTTTTGCCTGTCAGATTGGCAGGGCAGGAATCGGTACAACGCCCACATTCGGTACAGGCGTAAGCGTCCATGAGGTTTTTCCAAGTCAAATCGGTAGCATCTTTTGCGCCAAAACGTTCAGGCATGGCATTAGGGTCTGCGTTGGGGTCTGGTTCTGCTATTCCGAGCGCGATTTTGACCTCGTTGGTTACGCTTTCCATATTTTCAACCTTCCCTTTGGCTTGTAGGCGTGTATAATAGGTATTAGGGAAAGCCATAATGATATGCAAATGTTTAGAATACGTAACATAAATGCCGAAGGCAAAAATACCCGAAATGTGCGCCCACCAAGCCGTTCTTTCTATCAAAACCAAAGAACTATCAGAAAAGCCGCTATAAAGTGGTATAAAAAATTGGCTCACCAAAAAGCGCGTCGGACTTTCGAAAATGGCATAGTGCGCCGCTCCACGCTCCTGCAAAATGCTATCTGTGGCGTTCATGGTGAAAAGGAAAAACATCAGAATCACCTCGAAAATCAGAATCAGATTGCCATCGAGAGATGCCCACCCTTTCATTTCGGGCTTCTGAAAACGCTCTACCTTCAAAACATTTCTTCGTACAAAAAAGACGACACAAGCAACGACAACGAAAAAGCCCATCAATTCATA encodes the following:
- a CDS encoding (Fe-S)-binding protein is translated as MTDSLNYFAYIFQILLFVALLGATALLVYQRFKAIRRNILLGRDLEMPENKQKGLGKVLEFAVAQRKMFARPIVGLLHYLIFAGFVLINSELLEIVLDGLTGSHRLFAGFLPTSLYQFLIGFYELMGFFVVVACVVFFVRRNVLKVERFQKPEMKGWASLDGNLILIFEVILMFFLFTMNATDSILQERGAAHYAIFESPTRFLVSQFFIPLYSGFSDSSLVLIERTAWWAHISGIFAFGIYVTYSKHLHIIMAFPNTYYTRLQAKGKVENMESVTNEVKIALGIAEPDPNADPNAMPERFGAKDATDLTWKNLMDAYACTECGRCTDSCPANLTGKKLSPRKIMMDTRDRIEEIGAQMDSLGENYQHDGKFLYGDYVSKEELLACTTCNACVEACPISISPLDIIMQMRNYVAMEEANVPDSWKSMLTNVGNNAAPWAFPASDRFNWAQETK